A genomic stretch from Terriglobus sp. RCC_193 includes:
- a CDS encoding DUF2079 domain-containing protein, whose translation MSTSTLATDYIRNGANNFRERPAIITPVALGAASLCIWIWLAFLRSHGTTGALLAGLIFAGTFALLAFSPTLALVVRKTTSPTLQRELARCAAAFVFLLFFIPEYMGRVRPPAIRSVLLLTIFLGLWATLFHDTLQESESLENEAGHKRHWPVLEAIILLAGLTYFAIQKYLVFGYVGQDLAYFAQIMHTTLHGHLFWGSLLQDLLYSHTVTTDFAGHNSPIMFLFLPFYAVFPSPITLLLLRNIAMIACAYPVFRIAMLYTSGRAARLWAVAFLLVPVILYQSVFDFYPLSFAALPVLFTILYYLEGKFRPFAVSLFFTLMVREDLALFAVCLAVVALLQRKSLRWTVTPLIAGFVWGIFSYKVVLPHALNGASFVTDACFSHLGASPAEMLTHVCSSPQTTLFTRNNMVYLKQLLTPTGLLLPFGSSLVIASFPFLAINLLAGAGKCITTVIYAQYSVVPATVLFIAALLFSTNSKSKLARITRLRLGGSRVAPLITLALTVATLAFVTGQEQFDDISKQPWDAEAHKIAAMIPSEASLAAPRYMLPAVANRDCLYQTHRLYQYHHPVYEYLVLDKNWKHINAAAEYETAYRALVASAPADPRFQVVYESPDFLVLRDPAVHGLGCFPIDQRGQQ comes from the coding sequence ATGTCGACCTCAACTCTCGCGACAGACTACATCCGCAACGGAGCGAATAACTTCCGCGAGCGACCGGCAATCATCACGCCGGTCGCTCTCGGCGCCGCCTCGCTCTGCATCTGGATTTGGCTTGCTTTTCTTCGCTCTCATGGCACCACCGGTGCGTTGCTGGCAGGCCTTATCTTTGCCGGAACATTCGCACTGCTTGCGTTCAGCCCTACTCTCGCCCTGGTCGTTCGCAAAACAACATCCCCAACGCTACAGAGGGAACTCGCTCGTTGCGCAGCAGCATTTGTTTTTCTTCTCTTCTTCATTCCGGAATACATGGGCAGGGTTCGTCCGCCCGCCATACGTTCCGTTCTATTGCTCACAATTTTCCTGGGCCTCTGGGCCACACTCTTCCATGACACCCTTCAGGAAAGCGAATCACTGGAGAACGAAGCAGGTCACAAAAGACACTGGCCAGTCCTGGAAGCGATCATCCTTCTGGCCGGACTTACTTACTTCGCGATTCAGAAGTACCTGGTGTTCGGATATGTCGGGCAGGATCTCGCCTATTTCGCACAGATCATGCACACCACACTGCACGGGCACTTATTCTGGGGTTCGCTGCTGCAGGACTTACTCTATTCGCACACGGTTACGACAGATTTCGCTGGGCACAACTCGCCTATCATGTTCCTGTTTCTTCCGTTTTATGCAGTCTTCCCAAGTCCCATAACTCTTCTGCTCCTTCGCAATATCGCGATGATCGCGTGTGCATATCCCGTATTCCGCATTGCGATGTTGTACACCTCCGGTCGAGCGGCGCGCCTCTGGGCAGTGGCTTTTCTGCTTGTGCCAGTAATCCTGTATCAATCGGTCTTTGACTTCTACCCCCTGAGCTTCGCAGCACTTCCCGTGCTGTTCACAATTCTTTACTACCTCGAAGGGAAATTTCGCCCCTTCGCAGTCAGTCTTTTCTTCACACTGATGGTGAGGGAAGATCTGGCACTCTTCGCGGTGTGTCTCGCAGTGGTCGCGTTACTTCAGCGTAAGTCACTGCGTTGGACCGTAACGCCGCTGATTGCAGGCTTCGTATGGGGTATTTTCTCTTATAAAGTGGTGCTGCCTCATGCATTGAATGGTGCGTCGTTCGTTACCGATGCCTGCTTTAGCCATCTGGGAGCGTCACCTGCGGAAATGCTCACTCACGTTTGCAGCAGCCCGCAAACAACACTTTTCACGCGAAACAATATGGTCTATCTCAAACAGCTTCTGACGCCCACCGGGCTTCTCCTGCCATTCGGTAGCTCTCTCGTTATCGCGTCATTCCCTTTCCTGGCCATCAACCTTCTGGCCGGCGCAGGCAAGTGCATCACCACCGTTATCTATGCACAGTACTCAGTAGTTCCGGCAACGGTCCTGTTCATCGCTGCACTTCTCTTCTCCACCAATAGCAAGAGCAAGCTGGCGCGCATAACGCGGCTTCGTCTCGGTGGTTCTCGCGTTGCCCCTCTGATCACCCTTGCGCTAACCGTGGCGACGCTAGCCTTCGTCACCGGACAGGAGCAGTTCGACGATATCTCCAAACAACCGTGGGATGCAGAAGCGCACAAGATTGCCGCAATGATTCCTTCGGAGGCCTCTCTCGCCGCCCCGCGCTACATGCTTCCTGCCGTTGCCAATCGCGACTGCCTCTATCAGACACATCGCCTTTATCAATATCACCATCCGGTCTATGAGTACCTGGTACTCGACAAGAACTGGAAGCACATCAATGCAGCCGCCGAGTACGAAACAGCCTATCGCGCACTGGTTGCATCAGCTCCCGCCGACCCACGCTTCCAGGTGGTATACGAATCACCAGACTTTCTCGTATTGCGCGACCCGGCAGTGCACGGCCTCGGTTGTTTCCCCATAGACCAACGGGGGCAACAATGA
- a CDS encoding BACON domain-containing protein, with translation MPFAQAQSQDLTVVVLVNSANTTGYNTSSTTPGTYQMGPERYLVHLQVPYKVIDISQTAAMDLSASQLIIAAHNGLNPSMAWQNAIVAAVGNGTGFVNLDSDTAIGTQTHIQTMFHATGATLGFDQTSIVIPAAVQVGGSAPHYIATLQRHWLNDPAGDITYNYHGNGTTTIASNATILTGATGTVVAELGTDPLILATTYGRGRIVDFTTYDYLHADRFGFVQGVDDLFWRSVVWAARKPFVLRGYPRIAAIQMDDNEPGVMSRIPDMWNTSLTGTVASDGTGGPWMPQLNMQLSSLATAGGERAQMISAINSNYLHTSPHGLAYGSGGDLYWNLTVPNTDAQWQANIASALTWKLGQGGTDTFPTFGRSMVAHYWDISDNSGYEMWNSLGLRYITSPQAPGTYYFNYPKTPAQRIPLGPFRIYEQPPVYPTDYEETFPFFFADDLVVHSVAGKPAQTFFSFGSQVGQAGGRFTRPDALWPSTANGYTVAQSLNQWEYYMWHFWSGMEPVQIYTHDGSNLDQSTTADRQSFITQLSQWFSANKGTHQFMDGMGDYLRARNHSLLASGSVTPSTISLTFTGSATDADGHLIPTKSYIFYGDDEGRLLSVPGFSNGGTYTFANQAPPTMQVSPESLSFSASAGSSPASKTITVANLGSGTYTWTATSSTSWLSATPASGSSGATVTVNVNSTSLAAGTYTGTLTVSSSTAAYSPYVVNVSLTVIPNTSSLIASPTSLSFSQQVGTTTSSASQSVSITNPSTTNVNWTASTSASWLHMSPASGGTPGTMNLSVSAGSLAVGTYSATVTVSSTAPSLTLLIPVTFAVTAAPITISTSNLNSWTISPLGGLSGWSSTGSTLRYNGAGIAPIYAGNAGWTDYDLAINMTMPVSNYPGGFRARVNPVDGSGYALWFYPADHTVNLYKVVNWNISNGYTLIGTYNQLVFDANPHTYLLSMHGSALTVSRDGAQLFTATDSTYTSGVVALDPSNQVVLYNSVVVSNAATSSTVATASPTSLTFNATPGASAPAQTVSLTSSPNSVSWVASTNAAWLTAAPAQGTSTPATVTVTASAASLNAGTYTGTLTLTPSSGSAVQIPVTFTVTSQPTATINAVPSSLYLFSPAGTSPTAATLSVQNTGTGAMAWTASSSVSWLTPSPASASAPGTLSLTPSTSALAAGTTVGNITLSSTNATAALTVPITLSIGNLLFQDHFASGSTQWTPSPLGYASNWSVANGSFNYNGSGHTQQYAGSQSWTDYTLSVDVKLSNLSNYPGGIRGRVNLTTGAAYAVWLYPADNTIKLLRSTGWAIDSSGLALLGQAPTMLLDTNKHTVRMQFAGNQIRVYYDNTLIISTTDSTLTSGAITLDVSSQPISFSNVVVQQ, from the coding sequence ATGCCATTTGCGCAGGCTCAGAGCCAGGACCTTACCGTTGTTGTGCTTGTGAATTCCGCGAACACAACCGGATACAACACCAGCAGCACAACTCCCGGCACATACCAGATGGGACCGGAAAGATATCTCGTGCACCTGCAGGTTCCTTATAAGGTTATCGATATCAGCCAGACGGCAGCGATGGATTTATCCGCATCACAGCTCATCATCGCCGCGCATAACGGACTGAATCCGAGTATGGCATGGCAGAATGCGATCGTCGCAGCCGTCGGTAATGGAACGGGTTTCGTAAATCTTGATAGCGATACTGCTATCGGAACACAGACACATATTCAGACCATGTTTCACGCAACGGGCGCCACACTCGGCTTCGATCAAACAAGCATCGTTATTCCCGCAGCGGTACAGGTGGGCGGCTCTGCACCTCATTACATTGCTACCCTGCAACGGCATTGGCTGAATGATCCTGCTGGCGACATCACTTACAACTATCACGGCAATGGAACCACCACGATCGCATCCAATGCGACAATTTTGACGGGGGCTACAGGTACCGTTGTCGCAGAGCTTGGAACCGATCCTCTGATTCTCGCGACGACATACGGCAGAGGAAGAATCGTCGACTTCACGACATACGACTATCTGCACGCAGATCGATTTGGATTTGTGCAGGGCGTCGATGACTTGTTCTGGCGAAGCGTGGTTTGGGCGGCACGTAAGCCATTCGTGCTGCGTGGATATCCGCGAATTGCCGCAATCCAGATGGATGACAACGAACCCGGTGTCATGTCACGCATCCCCGACATGTGGAATACCAGCCTGACTGGCACGGTGGCTTCGGACGGCACAGGCGGTCCATGGATGCCGCAGCTCAATATGCAACTCAGTTCTCTTGCAACCGCGGGTGGCGAACGCGCGCAGATGATCAGCGCGATCAACTCGAACTACCTGCATACCTCCCCTCACGGCCTGGCATATGGCTCTGGTGGCGACCTGTACTGGAATCTGACTGTGCCAAACACGGATGCCCAATGGCAAGCCAACATAGCGTCTGCTCTGACATGGAAACTTGGCCAGGGTGGCACGGATACCTTTCCCACATTCGGCCGCTCCATGGTTGCGCATTACTGGGATATCTCCGATAACTCGGGTTACGAGATGTGGAACAGCCTTGGACTTCGTTACATCACGTCTCCCCAGGCCCCAGGAACGTATTACTTCAATTATCCAAAGACACCAGCGCAACGTATCCCGCTTGGACCATTCCGTATCTATGAACAGCCTCCGGTATATCCGACTGATTACGAGGAGACATTCCCCTTCTTCTTCGCGGATGACCTGGTAGTCCACAGCGTTGCTGGTAAGCCTGCACAGACCTTCTTCTCCTTTGGTTCGCAGGTCGGACAGGCCGGTGGCCGTTTCACACGGCCTGACGCGCTATGGCCAAGCACAGCGAATGGCTACACTGTGGCCCAGAGCCTGAATCAATGGGAATACTATATGTGGCACTTCTGGTCAGGCATGGAGCCCGTTCAGATCTATACCCATGACGGAAGCAATCTTGACCAGTCAACTACGGCAGACCGGCAGAGCTTCATTACGCAGCTCTCCCAGTGGTTCAGCGCCAACAAAGGGACCCACCAGTTCATGGACGGCATGGGCGACTATTTGCGCGCACGCAATCATTCTCTGCTGGCAAGTGGTTCTGTTACCCCCTCCACCATCAGCCTCACCTTTACCGGATCGGCCACCGATGCAGATGGACATCTCATCCCGACAAAGAGTTACATCTTCTACGGAGATGACGAAGGCCGGCTTCTTTCCGTTCCCGGTTTTAGCAATGGCGGCACTTATACTTTCGCAAATCAGGCACCACCAACAATGCAGGTATCGCCTGAATCGTTAAGCTTTTCGGCAAGCGCTGGAAGCTCTCCTGCTTCGAAGACAATCACGGTGGCAAACCTCGGTTCAGGAACCTATACCTGGACGGCAACCAGCAGCACATCGTGGCTTAGTGCCACACCAGCCAGCGGATCGTCCGGCGCAACGGTCACAGTAAATGTCAACAGCACCAGTCTGGCGGCAGGCACCTACACAGGAACACTCACAGTAAGTTCCTCGACAGCCGCTTATAGCCCCTATGTTGTTAACGTATCGCTGACCGTGATCCCCAACACATCCTCCTTAATCGCAAGCCCCACCTCACTGTCCTTTAGCCAGCAGGTCGGTACCACCACGTCATCAGCATCCCAGTCGGTCTCCATCACAAACCCAAGTACCACCAATGTGAACTGGACCGCCAGCACGAGTGCATCATGGTTGCACATGTCACCTGCCAGCGGAGGAACACCAGGAACAATGAACCTCTCTGTCAGCGCTGGTTCGCTCGCGGTGGGAACTTACAGCGCTACAGTAACTGTCTCGTCCACAGCGCCATCACTTACCCTCCTGATCCCGGTTACATTTGCGGTCACCGCTGCTCCAATCACCATCTCTACCTCGAACCTGAATTCTTGGACGATATCCCCACTCGGCGGTCTCTCCGGATGGTCCAGCACGGGATCTACATTGCGCTACAACGGAGCCGGTATCGCTCCCATCTATGCGGGCAATGCAGGCTGGACAGACTATGACCTGGCAATCAATATGACCATGCCGGTCTCAAACTACCCGGGTGGTTTCCGTGCTCGAGTAAACCCAGTCGACGGTTCTGGTTATGCGCTATGGTTTTATCCCGCCGACCATACAGTGAATCTATACAAGGTAGTCAACTGGAATATCTCGAACGGCTACACATTGATCGGTACTTATAACCAGTTAGTATTTGATGCGAACCCACATACGTATCTCTTATCGATGCACGGCAGCGCGCTGACGGTATCGCGGGATGGAGCACAACTGTTCACCGCAACAGACTCCACATATACATCCGGCGTGGTAGCCCTGGACCCATCCAATCAGGTGGTGCTTTACAACTCTGTCGTGGTCTCTAATGCCGCTACTTCATCAACCGTTGCAACGGCATCTCCGACATCGTTAACCTTCAACGCAACGCCGGGCGCATCTGCACCGGCACAAACCGTCAGCCTTACGTCCTCGCCCAACAGCGTGTCATGGGTCGCGTCAACCAACGCGGCCTGGCTGACTGCGGCGCCGGCACAGGGAACCTCTACACCGGCCACAGTCACGGTCACCGCCAGCGCTGCAAGTCTGAATGCGGGCACCTATACGGGAACACTGACACTGACACCATCGAGTGGCAGCGCGGTACAAATTCCCGTCACGTTTACGGTGACGTCTCAACCCACCGCCACCATCAACGCCGTCCCCTCTTCTCTCTATCTGTTTAGTCCGGCTGGAACGTCGCCCACTGCCGCAACCCTGTCCGTCCAAAACACAGGCACGGGGGCAATGGCATGGACTGCGTCCAGCAGTGTCTCCTGGCTCACTCCTTCACCCGCATCTGCCTCTGCTCCTGGAACGCTATCTCTGACACCGTCCACATCAGCACTCGCAGCAGGTACGACAGTGGGAAATATTACCTTGAGCTCGACCAATGCCACTGCCGCTCTTACTGTTCCTATAACACTCAGCATCGGCAATCTTCTGTTCCAGGATCACTTCGCGTCCGGCTCAACGCAATGGACGCCATCACCGCTGGGCTACGCTTCAAACTGGAGCGTAGCCAATGGATCCTTCAACTACAACGGTAGTGGCCATACTCAGCAATACGCCGGCAGCCAAAGCTGGACAGACTACACCTTGTCGGTGGACGTCAAACTCAGCAATCTTTCTAACTATCCGGGTGGCATTCGTGGACGTGTCAATCTAACGACTGGTGCAGCCTACGCAGTCTGGCTCTATCCAGCGGACAACACGATCAAGCTCCTGCGCTCCACGGGATGGGCGATCGACTCCTCAGGCCTGGCCCTCCTGGGGCAGGCACCCACCATGCTGCTCGATACAAACAAACACACAGTACGCATGCAGTTCGCTGGCAATCAGATTCGGGTCTACTACGACAATACTCTGATCATTTCGACAACGGACAGCACCTTAACTTCGGGTGCCATCACACTCGATGTCTCTTCACAACCCATCTCCTTCAGCAATGTAGTTGTTCAACAGTAA
- a CDS encoding CpsD/CapB family tyrosine-protein kinase, with the protein MISLSLKHESVTHTRRELKLIDDSEIASISHDFLHVDDEEYLDSIPLLEAGGADRTQQYSVFHVDPYGAASEQFRLMQRRLSNLRPAGGTVLLTSPGIGDGKTMNANNLAWALAEAGHSTLLLELDLRRPGLHRYMPENPPHDLNDVLLGEISGLSAVRRLHELPLFYLGVNKPATRPIRLLRSKKLTELIQWASQTFSWVIIDGPPVLAVSDVEEILPRVDLALMVVRERGTPRAMLERAAERLGERLNFVIYNDTLLSDSYGQK; encoded by the coding sequence ATGATTTCGCTTTCCCTGAAACACGAATCCGTAACACACACGCGCCGTGAATTGAAGTTAATCGACGATTCAGAGATCGCTTCTATCTCACATGATTTTCTCCACGTTGATGACGAAGAATATCTGGATAGCATCCCCCTTCTGGAGGCTGGCGGGGCCGACAGAACGCAGCAATACTCTGTCTTTCATGTCGATCCATACGGGGCAGCCTCGGAACAGTTTCGTCTGATGCAGCGGCGACTCAGCAATCTGCGCCCGGCGGGTGGCACTGTATTGCTGACCAGCCCAGGCATTGGCGACGGCAAGACCATGAACGCGAACAATCTTGCGTGGGCACTTGCCGAAGCCGGACACAGCACCTTGTTGCTGGAACTAGACCTGCGTAGACCTGGATTGCATCGCTACATGCCGGAGAACCCTCCGCACGATCTAAACGATGTCTTATTAGGTGAAATATCAGGGCTTTCCGCGGTGCGGCGTTTGCATGAACTTCCATTGTTTTACCTGGGAGTAAATAAGCCTGCTACGCGCCCCATTCGTCTGCTGCGGTCAAAGAAACTTACCGAGTTGATTCAGTGGGCAAGCCAAACCTTTTCCTGGGTCATCATCGATGGCCCTCCGGTGCTCGCGGTATCGGACGTGGAAGAAATCTTACCCAGGGTAGACCTCGCGCTAATGGTTGTCCGCGAACGCGGAACACCACGGGCGATGTTGGAACGCGCCGCAGAGCGTTTGGGCGAACGGCTCAACTTTGTGATCTACAACGACACATTGCTGTCAGATTCATACGGACAAAAGTAG
- a CDS encoding GumC family protein, producing MADEHRSPLSGIHTLLSAIRYRYRLILFVAVAVLAAGVTYVMQMPDVYQSETQILVNPQRISDKYVNSIATMDASERLNTLSQQILSSSRLETIMDELHLFSNLRDKVSHDELIKRMRKNIGIELKHNSEGLSAFTLSYTGDSAQEVANVANRLAESFISWNLQDREQEAKGTTTFLANELTTTKSQLDDLEEQLRSYKMKHLGELPDQLDANMQTLSRLQVELQANTEAQSRLDHEALLTSSLPDTGSPRTPSISTSVRQKLMTEKYAAQTELVELRKHYTDSFPDVGRKEAEIRSLDGQIASLPSDPTPLATADSTNTANPRLQLIHRDHDRLQDEQRKIQGSINRYQSRIDSAPVREQEVSQLLRDYGTARDHYRALLEKTYSAQMAAQLQQEQQSGNFTMLDKARVPEAPVGPKRIPLFLAAFLFSLVSGIGVALLAETLDNTVKSETELRDCLPDIPLLGTTPGMQNVPVIRRGLPQSRFLLGGQ from the coding sequence ATGGCCGATGAACACAGGTCTCCGCTCAGTGGTATCCACACGTTGCTGAGTGCGATTCGGTATCGCTATCGACTCATCCTCTTCGTCGCCGTGGCTGTGCTTGCGGCGGGAGTAACCTACGTGATGCAAATGCCGGATGTCTACCAATCTGAAACACAGATTCTGGTGAATCCGCAGCGTATTTCAGACAAGTACGTGAACAGCATCGCAACCATGGATGCCAGTGAACGCCTGAACACTCTGAGCCAGCAGATACTCAGTTCATCCCGGTTGGAAACCATCATGGACGAACTTCATCTCTTCTCCAATCTGCGAGACAAGGTGAGCCATGACGAATTAATCAAGCGGATGCGCAAGAACATCGGCATCGAACTGAAGCACAACTCGGAAGGACTGAGCGCTTTCACACTCAGCTATACCGGCGATTCCGCACAGGAAGTAGCAAATGTAGCCAATCGTCTTGCAGAGTCCTTCATATCGTGGAACCTGCAGGATCGTGAGCAGGAAGCAAAAGGCACCACCACATTCCTTGCGAATGAGTTAACAACGACAAAGTCACAGTTGGATGACCTGGAAGAACAACTCCGTAGCTACAAGATGAAGCACCTCGGAGAGCTACCGGATCAGTTGGACGCCAACATGCAGACACTGTCGCGTCTGCAAGTGGAACTGCAGGCAAATACAGAAGCGCAAAGCCGTCTGGACCATGAGGCGCTCCTCACCTCATCGCTGCCAGATACAGGATCACCGCGCACGCCATCTATCTCTACATCTGTGCGGCAAAAACTAATGACGGAGAAATATGCAGCGCAGACAGAGTTAGTCGAACTGCGCAAGCACTACACGGATAGTTTTCCGGATGTAGGAAGGAAGGAAGCTGAGATCCGTTCTCTGGATGGACAAATCGCGTCCTTGCCATCTGACCCTACCCCTTTGGCGACAGCTGATTCGACAAATACCGCAAATCCACGACTGCAACTAATACACCGCGACCATGATCGTCTCCAGGACGAACAGCGAAAGATTCAGGGCTCTATCAACCGATATCAATCCAGAATTGACTCTGCGCCTGTACGCGAACAAGAAGTCTCACAACTGCTTCGCGATTACGGTACGGCCCGCGATCACTATCGCGCCCTGCTGGAAAAGACCTACTCAGCACAGATGGCTGCACAACTCCAGCAAGAGCAACAGAGCGGTAATTTCACCATGCTGGACAAGGCACGTGTCCCCGAAGCCCCAGTTGGCCCCAAGCGCATTCCCCTATTCCTGGCCGCGTTTTTATTCTCGCTCGTCTCCGGGATCGGAGTCGCGTTACTTGCTGAAACCCTTGACAACACTGTGAAGTCCGAAACTGAACTGCGGGATTGTCTGCCTGATATTCCGTTGCTGGGAACAACGCCTGGAATGCAAAACGTTCCTGTGATCCGCAGGGGCCTTCCACAATCACGCTTTCTGCTGGGAGGTCAATAA
- a CDS encoding polysaccharide biosynthesis/export family protein translates to MDSKRKIRWSALHIPPLLLCTVWCNGQQATTNVTKSAVSTTALADAHSAVTPTQYTIGSGDVLNVQVWKEKDLSQVVVVRPDGKISLPLLGDLQVIGKEPSQVEEIVQTRLQSMVVEPRVTVTVSEIHSRMVYITGEVARPGAYPLNTPITVLQLIAQAGGLTEFASRKKIQVIRSNSKRDEHLLSYKAMTQSKDGGNNLTLSPGDTVVIP, encoded by the coding sequence ATGGACTCGAAGCGGAAAATAAGGTGGAGCGCACTACATATACCGCCGCTCCTGCTCTGCACAGTATGGTGCAATGGCCAACAGGCCACTACGAATGTAACAAAGTCTGCAGTATCGACAACGGCATTAGCAGATGCACATTCGGCTGTTACACCCACGCAATACACCATCGGTAGCGGTGATGTGTTGAATGTGCAGGTCTGGAAAGAAAAGGATCTCAGTCAGGTCGTCGTTGTGCGTCCCGATGGCAAGATATCCCTTCCACTCCTGGGTGACCTTCAGGTAATCGGCAAAGAACCATCACAGGTGGAAGAGATCGTACAGACGCGTCTGCAGTCCATGGTCGTTGAGCCACGCGTGACAGTCACTGTCTCTGAGATCCACAGCCGAATGGTTTACATCACGGGCGAAGTGGCTAGGCCAGGAGCATATCCCCTCAATACTCCCATCACCGTGCTCCAGCTCATCGCACAAGCCGGCGGCCTGACAGAATTTGCATCGCGCAAGAAGATTCAGGTAATTCGCTCTAACAGTAAGCGCGACGAGCACCTGTTGAGCTACAAGGCGATGACGCAATCCAAAGATGGCGGCAACAATCTTACGTTGAGTCCTGGCGACACCGTGGTGATCCCATGA
- a CDS encoding glycosyltransferase family 4 protein, translating into MIAPALTSSPSGSDVAQLDRNWSIWLSDAFCFTPWYSAALVKALLNNGASVRFISSEIAGEPAYFKSQGIASCPGPFTFHHANKLPSPARKAARLLAAMANSATLRWQLKHSSVARPDVLHLQQLPALNHGVHDDFRTIACAQHCGVPVVHTVHNLLPHDSGNTLRATYQRLYTTVDRLICHSPDVAEQLIKQFGVNARNISVIPHGPLFEAPPETENEQCLARASLSIQRDRPVVLWQGVMAPYKGLDLLLQAWERCMHDWPDTATKPLLLIAGTGSTTEVTLVNGAAKHLSDSVRTEIRYITTTELPLLFQASDVLVYPYRAITTSGALLTGLSYRKPIIASDLAPFRQFLRHKENALLVPPGDVNALVEVLHTLLLGLSGDPKTQTMYRTLASGSASNRELYTSWDVIAKQTLSVYRELVPNK; encoded by the coding sequence ATGATTGCACCAGCGCTTACGTCATCACCATCTGGATCCGATGTGGCACAACTGGATCGCAACTGGAGTATTTGGCTCTCCGATGCATTTTGCTTTACCCCTTGGTATAGTGCCGCTCTTGTGAAAGCACTACTTAACAACGGGGCATCCGTTCGTTTCATCTCTTCCGAAATTGCAGGCGAACCGGCATACTTCAAAAGCCAGGGGATTGCATCATGTCCTGGCCCGTTTACATTTCATCATGCAAACAAACTGCCCTCTCCCGCCAGAAAAGCAGCACGACTCCTTGCAGCCATGGCAAACTCTGCGACGCTGCGATGGCAATTAAAGCACTCCTCTGTGGCGCGTCCGGATGTTCTGCACTTGCAGCAGTTGCCTGCACTCAATCATGGGGTTCATGATGACTTTCGTACCATCGCATGCGCACAGCATTGTGGCGTACCGGTGGTGCACACCGTGCATAATCTTCTGCCACATGACAGTGGCAATACACTGCGAGCCACCTATCAACGGCTCTATACGACCGTGGATCGGCTTATCTGCCACTCGCCTGATGTAGCGGAACAATTAATAAAACAATTCGGAGTCAACGCTCGCAATATCTCCGTCATTCCGCACGGGCCACTGTTTGAAGCCCCTCCGGAAACAGAGAACGAGCAATGTTTAGCACGAGCCAGCCTGAGCATCCAACGCGACCGGCCGGTCGTTCTCTGGCAAGGTGTCATGGCTCCGTACAAGGGGTTGGACCTGCTGCTGCAGGCATGGGAACGATGCATGCATGATTGGCCTGACACTGCGACCAAACCCCTATTACTCATCGCCGGGACCGGTTCGACAACTGAAGTAACTCTAGTGAACGGGGCTGCGAAACATCTGTCTGACAGCGTTCGCACGGAGATTCGTTACATCACGACTACGGAATTACCGCTCCTTTTCCAGGCTTCCGATGTTCTGGTCTATCCCTATCGTGCGATCACGACCAGTGGCGCACTCCTGACCGGGCTAAGTTACAGAAAACCCATCATCGCCTCGGATCTGGCGCCATTTCGACAATTTCTTCGCCACAAGGAAAACGCTCTCCTCGTTCCTCCTGGAGACGTAAACGCTCTCGTCGAAGTACTCCACACACTTTTGTTGGGCCTATCCGGAGATCCCAAGACACAGACGATGTATCGCACCTTAGCCTCCGGTTCTGCAAGTAACCGCGAGCTGTACACGAGCTGGGACGTAATCGCAAAACAGACGCTTTCCGTCTATCGGGAACTAGTGCCAAACAAGTGA